A stretch of Xanthocytophaga agilis DNA encodes these proteins:
- a CDS encoding RagB/SusD family nutrient uptake outer membrane protein, with the protein MKKYIILLTMVLSLGACKKELDTVNPNVIVAENFWKTEGDFQSALAATYKVFHDVNNGYWGVRGVELSNGRGDDFFIRNDVKDLYQLSTFTNTPSTGTPSSIFSGAYTGIFRANQIIENAVTAPITDDLKKQFTAEAQFIRALNYFILAINFGATPIITAVPKSQSEYFVKQSPEEDVWQQIVTDLQAAKAALPVSYPSEWVGKATQGAAIGYLGKAYLYMKKYPEAEAEFKLLLTAPFSYDLLPNYEDNFKPEFDNNKESLFEIQVQNVGGTNPWAGENASEALGVTTAQEFAPTEVAGWFEASATDKMFTEFQKEKTTTGDFDPRMYASIVWNYPGAMYYNRPFTEFKLVFGYSSMIRKYQNWWADNEQPNGVYASDINEKTMRFADVLLMLAEAQTMQDKVTDAYEHVNRVRNRAKLANLPAGYNQSQMMTEIRHQRMVEFFREGMRFYDLKRWGLLEEEIENSDKVGKEFFNLQRHEYFPIPQNEINTNPNIEQNPNW; encoded by the coding sequence ATGAAAAAATACATAATTCTTTTGACAATGGTTCTTTCTCTTGGGGCTTGCAAGAAAGAACTGGATACAGTGAATCCAAATGTTATTGTTGCTGAAAACTTCTGGAAAACGGAGGGGGACTTTCAATCTGCATTAGCCGCTACCTATAAGGTGTTTCATGATGTAAATAATGGATACTGGGGTGTGAGAGGAGTAGAACTTTCTAATGGGAGGGGAGATGACTTCTTTATTCGGAATGATGTAAAAGATCTCTATCAGTTGTCAACCTTTACTAACACTCCATCAACAGGTACACCATCCTCTATTTTCTCTGGTGCTTATACAGGTATATTTCGTGCTAACCAGATTATCGAAAATGCTGTTACAGCACCTATTACAGATGATCTGAAGAAACAATTTACAGCTGAGGCACAATTTATCCGGGCATTAAACTATTTTATCCTGGCTATAAACTTTGGAGCTACACCTATTATTACAGCAGTTCCAAAAAGTCAGAGTGAGTATTTTGTAAAACAATCGCCAGAAGAGGATGTCTGGCAACAGATTGTAACAGACCTGCAAGCTGCAAAAGCTGCATTACCTGTTTCTTATCCTTCTGAATGGGTGGGAAAGGCTACTCAGGGCGCTGCTATTGGCTACCTTGGAAAAGCCTATCTATATATGAAGAAATATCCTGAAGCGGAAGCAGAGTTTAAATTGTTGTTGACTGCTCCCTTTAGCTATGACCTGTTACCTAATTATGAAGATAACTTTAAACCGGAATTCGATAATAACAAGGAATCCTTATTTGAGATACAGGTGCAGAATGTAGGGGGAACTAACCCTTGGGCAGGTGAAAATGCCAGTGAAGCCTTAGGGGTTACTACCGCCCAGGAATTTGCACCTACAGAAGTAGCAGGTTGGTTTGAAGCATCTGCCACAGACAAAATGTTTACTGAATTTCAGAAAGAGAAAACGACAACAGGAGACTTTGATCCACGTATGTATGCTTCTATTGTTTGGAATTATCCGGGGGCTATGTATTATAACCGGCCGTTTACTGAATTTAAGCTGGTGTTTGGCTATAGTTCTATGATTCGTAAGTACCAAAACTGGTGGGCGGATAATGAGCAGCCTAATGGTGTATATGCATCAGATATCAATGAAAAAACAATGCGATTTGCTGATGTATTGTTAATGCTCGCAGAAGCACAGACCATGCAGGATAAAGTAACAGATGCTTACGAACATGTAAACCGTGTTCGTAACCGTGCGAAACTTGCCAACCTGCCTGCCGGATACAATCAGAGCCAGATGATGACTGAAATCCGCCATCAACGTATGGTCGAGTTTTTTCGGGAAGGGATGCGCTTTTATGATCTGAAACGTTGGGGATTACTTGAGGAGGAAATAGAAAATAGTGACAAGGTTGGAAAAGAGTTTTTTAACCTGCAACGTCATGAATATTTCCCTATTCCTCAGAATGAAATTAATACTAATCCTAACATTGAGCAAAATCCTAACTGGTAA